Proteins encoded within one genomic window of Calonectris borealis chromosome 1, bCalBor7.hap1.2, whole genome shotgun sequence:
- the FOXM1 gene encoding forkhead box protein M1 isoform X2: protein MRTSPRRPLILKRRKLTLPQKDAFTTSTRDENSGQDEKTPKQEHSQHNSQPRDKMDCGLQKFPAGIKIIDHPTMPNTQVVAIPTNADIQSIIEALTAKGKECGNNGPNKFILISSGGTSRSAGPTPSQHVPSEKKPSAATKPADGKERDKNVTQTSGLAGGTMLWHSGIDSVVGQEQESNSSGETMSSVLDNSLTNIQWLGKMRSDGLSPCSVKQDTEKENEMPLRERIKTEEDSAAAAIPTAAASSSSSSSSQDSVSERPPYSYMAMIQFAINSTEKKRMTLKDIYTWIEDHFPYFKHVAKPGWKNSIRHNLSLHDMFVRETSANGKISFWTIHPDANRCLTLDQVFKPLDLGSPTSPEHSESQKRHLPDPQKNMGSNSSNKTEPQNARRKMKPLLPRINSYLVPIQFPLSQPLVLQPSMKVPLSMAQGASLNSSETFRSNKRVRIAPKMSLSTEESSSLPMAAVKEESQCDEGLFSPTHSLKESNSQPGEESASFPESVSIKEEEGSQLDDWLSPFASTLTVKEEPGLFLPVSSTKDKKQFTILKSPSKGVSDTLVIKRRERREMGRSRRKQRLALPCSEEPVLVLPESNGFDPFRLGADPPFLQESQPLENVSQLSCSQGEEGPFKTPVKEMFSKLPVSSTPSKVSATATPPLGVLDPWKSVSLAKGSHELDFSPVRTLQLPFTPLQENQDLLGFNSTPLKNPLFESPRELLNTESSDMVHAPLTSSPAFIHESTKQSSVELPASGFTENRSLMEGLILDTMNDSLSKILLDISFPGLEDENLGTDISWSQLIPELK, encoded by the exons ATGAGGACCAGCCCTCGCAGGCCCTTAATTCTCAAAAGACGGAAACTGACCCTCCCACAGAAGGATGCATTCACTACTTCAACAAGAGATGAGAACAGTGGTCAGGATGAAAAGACTCCTAAGCAGGAGCACAGCCAACACAACAGCCAACCAAGAGACAAAATGGACTGCGGCCTACAAAAATTCCCAGCAGGAATAAAGATAATTGACCATCCTACCATGCCCAACACACAAGTGGTGGCCATCCCTACAAACGCTGATATCCAGAGCATCATAGAGGCActgacagcaaaaggaaaagaatgtggCAACAATGGGCCCAACAAGTTCATTCTCATTAGCAGTGGGGGCACGTCCCGTTCAGCAGGTCCAACGCCATCGCAGCATGTCCCGTCAGAGAAGAAACCCAGTGCAGCAACCAAGCCTGCAGATGGTAAAGAAAGAGACAAGAATGTTACACAGACATCTGGTCTTGCAGGAGGGACAATGCTCTGGCATTCAGGAATTGATTCTGTGGTTGGACAGGAACAGGAGAGCAACA GCAGTGGCGAGACAATGAGCTCTGTGTTGGACAATAGTCTCACTAACATCCAGTGGCTGGGGAAGATGAGATCTGATGGGCTGAGTCCCTGTTCTGTGAAGCAAGACACGGAGAAGGAGAACGAGATGCCTCTGCGGGAAAGAATCAAG ACTGAAGaagattctgctgctgctgctattcctaccgctgctgcctcctcttcctcctcctcttcatcgcAGGATTCAGTATCAGAACGACCTCCTTACTCCTACATGGCCATGATCCAGTTTGCCATCAACAGCACTGAAAAGAAGCGTATGACTCTGAAGGACATCTATACCTGGATTGAGGATCATTTCCCGTATTTTAAACATGTGGCTAAGCCAGGTTGGAAG AACTCCATCCGGCACAACCTGTCCCTTCATGATATGTTTGTCCGCGAGACATCTGCTAATGGTAAAATCTCATTCTGGACTATTCACCCTGATGCAAACCGTTGCCTGACATTGGACCAGGTATTTAAG CCGCTGGACTTGGGGTCACCAACATCGCCTGAGCACTCTGAATCA CAAAAGCGACATCTTCCTGATCCCCAGAAGAACATGggaagcaacagcagcaacaaaactgAACCCCAGAATGCAC GCCGAAAGATGAAGCCTTTGCTTCCTCGCATCAACTCCTACCTGGTTCCGATCCAGTTTCCTTTGAGTCAGCCTCTTGTCTTGCAGCCTTCTATGAAGGTTCCTCTATCCATGGCACAGGGAGCATCCCTCAACAGCTCAGAGACTTTCCGGAGCAATAAGCGTGTGCGCATTGCTCCAAAG ATGTCACTCTCTACAGAAGAGTCATCCTCTTTACCAATGGCTGCTGTCAAGGAGGAGAGTCAATGCGATGAAGGTTTATTTTCCCCAACGCATTCCCTAAAGGAGAGCAACTCCCAGCCTGGTGAGGAATCAGCTTCTTTCCCTGAGAGCGTCTCTATAAAGGAGGAAGAAGGCTCTCAACTGGATGACTGGCTGTCCCCATTTGCCTCAACCCTAACAGTAAAAGAAGAGCCAGGCTTGTTCCTCCCAGTCTCATCCACAAAGGACAAGAAACAATTCACCATACTGAAGTCACCATCTAAGGGTGTTTCTGACACACTAGTTATAAAGAGGCGGGAAAGGCGTGAAATGGGCAGATCCAGAAGGAAACAACGCCTAGCACTGCCTTGCTCAGAAGAGCCTGTCCTTGTTTTGCCAGAAAGCAATGGCTTTGACCCTTTCCGGTTAGGGGCAGACCCCCCCTTCCTGCAGGAAAGCCAGCCTCTTGAGAACGTATCACAGCTCAGCTGCTCgcagggggaagaggggcccTTTAAAACACCAGTCAAGGAGATGTTCAGCAAATTGCCAGTTTCTTCCACTCCCAGCAAAGTCTCAGCAACTGCTACCCCCCCACTAGGAGTCCTTGACCCCTGGAAGTCTGTATCCTTAGCCAAGGGAAGTCACGAGCTAGACTTCAGTCCAGTGAGAACCCTTCAGTTGCCATTCACACCCCTCCAGGAGAACCAGGACTTGCTGGGTTTTAACAGCACACCTCTTAAAAATCCCCTCTTTGAGTCCCCTCGGGAACTGCTCAATACAGAATCCAGTGACATGGTTCATGCCCCCCTCACAAGCTCTCCAGCTTTTATTCATGAGTCTACTAAGCAATCATCTGTTGAACTGCCAGCCTCTGGCTTTACTGAAAACCGGTCACTCATGGAGGGCCTGATCCTGGACACCATGAATGACAGTCTGAGTAAAATCCTTCTAGATATCAGCTTTCCCGGTCTTGAGGATGAAAACTTAGGCACGGACATTAGTTGGTCTCAGCTTATACCCGAATTGAAGTAA
- the RHNO1 gene encoding RAD9, HUS1, RAD1-interacting nuclear orphan protein 1, protein MPPKKKCTHKAGKAELVFLERPREGPDHCYEIPLPSAENPRRVPTKPVDQNTSAAWVCPQFETTKPVVLKACQKHRGPHKPQNQDANHSSLHAGGARRRAIACKFPPLTFENPEGYAVHPSHRPHCSRKNTQHSHSQKGTAAKANIQVNSPENCGEIPLLPAPQPVEPEVFNPPDVETPQVPSVTNWRCSSTLPQTSSHAWHPEKELAFSIDPCGRGESAAVLVTDTPEHEYGVKVTWRRRPHLMKYLRERGKLSAADILVKANPELSRRQANV, encoded by the exons ATGCCTCCAAAGAAGAAATGTACTCACAAGGCCGGGAAGGCAGAGCTGGTATTCCTTGAGAGGCCGCGAGAGGGACCCGACCATTGCTATGAAATTCCACTACCTTCGGCCGAGAATCCAAGACGTGTTCCTACAAAACCTGTAGACCAGAACACCTCTGCTGCCTGG GTGTGCCCACAATTTGAAACAACTAAGCCAGTGGTGTTGAAAGCATGCCAGAAGCATCGTGGTCCTCACAAACCCCAGAATCAGGATGCCAATCACAGTTCGCTTCATGCAGGAGGAGCTCGTCGAAGAGCTATAGCCTGCAAATTTCCTCCTTTAACTTTTGAGAATCCAGAAGGATATGCAGTCCACCCCTCACATCGTCCACATTGCTCGAGGAAGAACACACAGCACTCTCACAGCCAGAAAGGGACAGCAGCAAAAGCCAACATCCAGGTGAACAGCCCAGAGAACTGTGGAGAAATACCTTTGTtacctgctccccagcctgtggAGCCAGAAGTCTTTAATCCACCAGATGTAGAGACGCCACAGGTGCCTTCCGTAACAAACTGGAGATGCAGCAGCACTCTGCCACAAACAAGCAGTCATGCCTGGCATCCAGAAAAAGAGCTGGCATTCAGTATTGATCCCTGTGGGAGAGGAGAGTCAGCAGCAGTACTGGTTACAGATACTCCCGAGCATGAGTACGGAGTAAAGGTTACTTGGAGACGGCGGCCTCATCTAATGAAATACCTGCGGGAAAGAGGGAAGCTGAGTGCTGCTGACATACTGGTGAAGGCGAACCCCGAGCTCTCAAGGAGACAGGCCAACGTCTAA
- the FOXM1 gene encoding forkhead box protein M1 isoform X1, protein MRTSPRRPLILKRRKLTLPQKDAFTTSTRDENSGQDEKTPKQEHSQHNSQPRDKMDCGLQKFPAGIKIIDHPTMPNTQVVAIPTNADIQSIIEALTAKGKECGNNGPNKFILISSGGTSRSAGPTPSQHVPSEKKPSAATKPADGKERDKNVTQTSGLAGGTMLWHSGIDSVVGQEQESNSSGETMSSVLDNSLTNIQWLGKMRSDGLSPCSVKQDTEKENEMPLRERIKTEEDSAAAAIPTAAASSSSSSSSQDSVSERPPYSYMAMIQFAINSTEKKRMTLKDIYTWIEDHFPYFKHVAKPGWKNSIRHNLSLHDMFVRETSANGKISFWTIHPDANRCLTLDQVFKPLDLGSPTSPEHSESQQKRHLPDPQKNMGSNSSNKTEPQNARRKMKPLLPRINSYLVPIQFPLSQPLVLQPSMKVPLSMAQGASLNSSETFRSNKRVRIAPKMSLSTEESSSLPMAAVKEESQCDEGLFSPTHSLKESNSQPGEESASFPESVSIKEEEGSQLDDWLSPFASTLTVKEEPGLFLPVSSTKDKKQFTILKSPSKGVSDTLVIKRRERREMGRSRRKQRLALPCSEEPVLVLPESNGFDPFRLGADPPFLQESQPLENVSQLSCSQGEEGPFKTPVKEMFSKLPVSSTPSKVSATATPPLGVLDPWKSVSLAKGSHELDFSPVRTLQLPFTPLQENQDLLGFNSTPLKNPLFESPRELLNTESSDMVHAPLTSSPAFIHESTKQSSVELPASGFTENRSLMEGLILDTMNDSLSKILLDISFPGLEDENLGTDISWSQLIPELK, encoded by the exons ATGAGGACCAGCCCTCGCAGGCCCTTAATTCTCAAAAGACGGAAACTGACCCTCCCACAGAAGGATGCATTCACTACTTCAACAAGAGATGAGAACAGTGGTCAGGATGAAAAGACTCCTAAGCAGGAGCACAGCCAACACAACAGCCAACCAAGAGACAAAATGGACTGCGGCCTACAAAAATTCCCAGCAGGAATAAAGATAATTGACCATCCTACCATGCCCAACACACAAGTGGTGGCCATCCCTACAAACGCTGATATCCAGAGCATCATAGAGGCActgacagcaaaaggaaaagaatgtggCAACAATGGGCCCAACAAGTTCATTCTCATTAGCAGTGGGGGCACGTCCCGTTCAGCAGGTCCAACGCCATCGCAGCATGTCCCGTCAGAGAAGAAACCCAGTGCAGCAACCAAGCCTGCAGATGGTAAAGAAAGAGACAAGAATGTTACACAGACATCTGGTCTTGCAGGAGGGACAATGCTCTGGCATTCAGGAATTGATTCTGTGGTTGGACAGGAACAGGAGAGCAACA GCAGTGGCGAGACAATGAGCTCTGTGTTGGACAATAGTCTCACTAACATCCAGTGGCTGGGGAAGATGAGATCTGATGGGCTGAGTCCCTGTTCTGTGAAGCAAGACACGGAGAAGGAGAACGAGATGCCTCTGCGGGAAAGAATCAAG ACTGAAGaagattctgctgctgctgctattcctaccgctgctgcctcctcttcctcctcctcttcatcgcAGGATTCAGTATCAGAACGACCTCCTTACTCCTACATGGCCATGATCCAGTTTGCCATCAACAGCACTGAAAAGAAGCGTATGACTCTGAAGGACATCTATACCTGGATTGAGGATCATTTCCCGTATTTTAAACATGTGGCTAAGCCAGGTTGGAAG AACTCCATCCGGCACAACCTGTCCCTTCATGATATGTTTGTCCGCGAGACATCTGCTAATGGTAAAATCTCATTCTGGACTATTCACCCTGATGCAAACCGTTGCCTGACATTGGACCAGGTATTTAAG CCGCTGGACTTGGGGTCACCAACATCGCCTGAGCACTCTGAATCA CAGCAAAAGCGACATCTTCCTGATCCCCAGAAGAACATGggaagcaacagcagcaacaaaactgAACCCCAGAATGCAC GCCGAAAGATGAAGCCTTTGCTTCCTCGCATCAACTCCTACCTGGTTCCGATCCAGTTTCCTTTGAGTCAGCCTCTTGTCTTGCAGCCTTCTATGAAGGTTCCTCTATCCATGGCACAGGGAGCATCCCTCAACAGCTCAGAGACTTTCCGGAGCAATAAGCGTGTGCGCATTGCTCCAAAG ATGTCACTCTCTACAGAAGAGTCATCCTCTTTACCAATGGCTGCTGTCAAGGAGGAGAGTCAATGCGATGAAGGTTTATTTTCCCCAACGCATTCCCTAAAGGAGAGCAACTCCCAGCCTGGTGAGGAATCAGCTTCTTTCCCTGAGAGCGTCTCTATAAAGGAGGAAGAAGGCTCTCAACTGGATGACTGGCTGTCCCCATTTGCCTCAACCCTAACAGTAAAAGAAGAGCCAGGCTTGTTCCTCCCAGTCTCATCCACAAAGGACAAGAAACAATTCACCATACTGAAGTCACCATCTAAGGGTGTTTCTGACACACTAGTTATAAAGAGGCGGGAAAGGCGTGAAATGGGCAGATCCAGAAGGAAACAACGCCTAGCACTGCCTTGCTCAGAAGAGCCTGTCCTTGTTTTGCCAGAAAGCAATGGCTTTGACCCTTTCCGGTTAGGGGCAGACCCCCCCTTCCTGCAGGAAAGCCAGCCTCTTGAGAACGTATCACAGCTCAGCTGCTCgcagggggaagaggggcccTTTAAAACACCAGTCAAGGAGATGTTCAGCAAATTGCCAGTTTCTTCCACTCCCAGCAAAGTCTCAGCAACTGCTACCCCCCCACTAGGAGTCCTTGACCCCTGGAAGTCTGTATCCTTAGCCAAGGGAAGTCACGAGCTAGACTTCAGTCCAGTGAGAACCCTTCAGTTGCCATTCACACCCCTCCAGGAGAACCAGGACTTGCTGGGTTTTAACAGCACACCTCTTAAAAATCCCCTCTTTGAGTCCCCTCGGGAACTGCTCAATACAGAATCCAGTGACATGGTTCATGCCCCCCTCACAAGCTCTCCAGCTTTTATTCATGAGTCTACTAAGCAATCATCTGTTGAACTGCCAGCCTCTGGCTTTACTGAAAACCGGTCACTCATGGAGGGCCTGATCCTGGACACCATGAATGACAGTCTGAGTAAAATCCTTCTAGATATCAGCTTTCCCGGTCTTGAGGATGAAAACTTAGGCACGGACATTAGTTGGTCTCAGCTTATACCCGAATTGAAGTAA